A DNA window from Zingiber officinale cultivar Zhangliang chromosome 3A, Zo_v1.1, whole genome shotgun sequence contains the following coding sequences:
- the LOC122051691 gene encoding GDSL esterase/lipase At5g55050-like — MAYLSPAAAAGFAALLVLCWCGIGCRAAPPPAIYVFGDSLVDVGNNNYLSFSLLKADFPHNGIDYPGHKATGRFCNGKNSADSLAEKLGLASPPAYLSLPSKSNNTDAFLGGLNFASGGAGTLDSTNRGKCLTMNKQIDYYTTVYGALAKQLGTSAAQTHLSDSIFVVVIGSNDILNYVGSDSANKLKTPGQQLVDSMVASLQGQLKTIYNLGARKLAVIGTGAIGCSPAQRHQNKTGDCRVEANFLASQFNKGVSSMLEQLEAELTGLSYSFFDTYAALTDIINDPSSYGFVEIKAACCGLGNLNANFACTPISTYCSNRRDHVFWDFYHPTEAAAGTLTSAAFDGSEGYAHPISIKQLAAL, encoded by the exons ATGGCGTACCTCTCTCCGGCGGCAGCGGCGGGCTTCGCCGCACTTCTCGTTCTGTGCTGGTGCGGCATCGGCTGCCGAGCAGCCCCGCCACCGGCGATATACGTGTTCGGCGACTCGCTGGTGGACGTGGGGAACAACAACTACCTCAGCTTCTCGCTACTCAAGGCCGACTTCCCCCACAACGGCATCGACTACCCCGGCCACAAGGCCACCGGCCGCTTCTGCAATGGCAAGAACTCCGCGGATTCCCTCG CTGAGAAGCTCGGACTAGCCTCTCCCCCTGCTTACCTTTCTTTACCGTCCAAGTCGAACAACACCGATGCCTTCCTCGGCGGCCTCAACTTCGCCTCAGGCGGCGCCGGAACGCTCGACTCAACCAACAGA GGTAAATGCCTCACGATGAACAAGCAAATAGACTACTATACTACAGTCTACGGAGCTTTGGCTAAGCAGTTAGGAACCAGTGCCGCCCAAACTCATCTCTCCGATTCCATCTTCGTCGTCGTGATCGGAAGCAACGACATCCTCAATTACGTGGGATCAGACTCAGCCAACAAGCTCAAGACCCCCGGCCAGCAGTTGGTGGATTCCATGGTCGCATCACTGCAAGGTCAACTCAAG ACAATATACAACCTCGGCGCACGCAAGCTCGCAGTGATCGGCACCGGAGCCATCGGCTGCAGCCCGGCCCAGAGGCATCAGAACAAGACCGGCGACTGCAGAGTGGAAGCCAACTTCCTGGCGTCCCAGTTCAACAAGGGCGTCAGTTCAATGCTCGAGCAACTGGAAGCGGAGTTAACTGGGTTGAGCTACTCCTTCTTCGACACCTACGCAGCGCTCACGGACATCATCAACGACCCATCTTCCTACG GATTCGTGGAGATTAAGGCTGCTTGCTGTGGGTTGGGTAACCTGAACGCCAACTTCGCCTGCACTCCGATCTCCACCTACTGCTCCAATCGGCGTGATCACGTCTTTTGGGATTTCTACCACCCAACAGAAGCCGCAGCTGGGACGCTGACGAGCGCTGCTTTTGATGGATCGGAGGGGTATGCGCATCCTATTAGCATCAAACAGCTTGCTGCCTTGTGA
- the LOC122051693 gene encoding probable xyloglucan endotransglucosylase/hydrolase protein 8 isoform X1, whose product MLLLDVVGMGMGCHRSEAIYIYKSFKGNLLLHFTVLNLSKDGIMEACFPGSSLPFLLRSSFVGRFGEILHRFLIQGQLQDNACAGSFQDFSRWADLVPLLGQESSEGGGFQTRDRYLFGWFSMKMKLVGGDSAGVVTAYYMCSDLGAGPKRDELDFEFLGNRTGQPYTIQTNVYQSGIGGREMRHSLWFDPTADFHTYSILWNRHRIVFYADRVPIRVYKNNGRKNDFFPTEKPMYMFSSIWDGDDWATRGGLEKTNWKKAPFVSSYKDFNVDGCRWEEPFPACVASTGEHWWDQSEAWVLADTQQEDFSWVGRNLVVYDYCKDTERYPELPEECNL is encoded by the exons ATGTTATTGTTGGACGTGGTCGGAATGGGAATGGGTTGCCATAGATCTgaagcaatatatatatataaaagcttcAAGGGCAACCTACTACTGCACTTCACTGTCCTCAATCTCAGCAAGGATGGGATCATGGAAGCTTGTTTCCCTGgttcttctcttcctttcttgCTCCGCAGTTCTTTCGTCGGCCGATTCGGGGAAATCCTCCACCGGTTTCTCATTCAAGGACAGCTTCAAGATAATGCCTGCGCAGGATCATTTCAGGACTTCTCCCGATGGGCAGATCTGGTACCTCTACTTGGACAAGAAAGCAG CGAAGGTGGTGGTTTTCAGACGCGAGATAGATACCTGTTTGGGTGGTTCAGCATGAAGATGAAGCTCGTCGGCGGTGACTCAGCCGGCGTCGTCACGGCGTACTAT ATGTGCTCCGACCTTGGAGCAGGGCCGAAGAGAGACGAGTTGGACTTCGAGTTCTTGGGGAACAGGACAGGGCAGCCTTACACGATCCAGACCAATGTGTACCAAAGTGGGATCGGAGGAAGGGAGAtgaggcacagtctgtggttcGATCCCACAGCAGATTTCCACACTTATTCCATTCTCTGGAACAGACATCGGATCGT GTTCTACGCGGACAGGGTGCCGATAAGGGTGTACAAGAACAACGGGAGGAAGAACGACTTCTTCCCGACCGAGAAGCCGATGTACATGTTCTCGAGCATCTGGGACGGCGACGACTGGGCCACGAGGGGCGGGCTGGAGAAGACGAACTGGAAGAAGGCGCCGTTCGTGTCGTCGTACAAGGACTTCAACGTGGACGGGTGCCGGTGGGAGGAGCCGTTCCCGGCGTGCGTCGCCTCCACAGGGGAGCACTGGTGGGACCAGTCTGAGGCGTGGGTGCTCGCCGACACTCAGCAGGAGGACTTCTCGTGGGTGGGAAGGAACCTCGTCGTGTACGACTACTGCAAGGATACGGAGAGGTACCCGGAATTGCCGGAGGAATGCAACTTGTAg
- the LOC122051693 gene encoding probable xyloglucan endotransglucosylase/hydrolase protein 8 isoform X2, with amino-acid sequence MGSWKLVSLVLLFLSCSAVLSSADSGKSSTGFSFKDSFKIMPAQDHFRTSPDGQIWYLYLDKKAGGGFQTRDRYLFGWFSMKMKLVGGDSAGVVTAYYMCSDLGAGPKRDELDFEFLGNRTGQPYTIQTNVYQSGIGGREMRHSLWFDPTADFHTYSILWNRHRIVFYADRVPIRVYKNNGRKNDFFPTEKPMYMFSSIWDGDDWATRGGLEKTNWKKAPFVSSYKDFNVDGCRWEEPFPACVASTGEHWWDQSEAWVLADTQQEDFSWVGRNLVVYDYCKDTERYPELPEECNL; translated from the exons ATGGGATCATGGAAGCTTGTTTCCCTGgttcttctcttcctttcttgCTCCGCAGTTCTTTCGTCGGCCGATTCGGGGAAATCCTCCACCGGTTTCTCATTCAAGGACAGCTTCAAGATAATGCCTGCGCAGGATCATTTCAGGACTTCTCCCGATGGGCAGATCTGGTACCTCTACTTGGACAAGAAAGCAG GTGGTGGTTTTCAGACGCGAGATAGATACCTGTTTGGGTGGTTCAGCATGAAGATGAAGCTCGTCGGCGGTGACTCAGCCGGCGTCGTCACGGCGTACTAT ATGTGCTCCGACCTTGGAGCAGGGCCGAAGAGAGACGAGTTGGACTTCGAGTTCTTGGGGAACAGGACAGGGCAGCCTTACACGATCCAGACCAATGTGTACCAAAGTGGGATCGGAGGAAGGGAGAtgaggcacagtctgtggttcGATCCCACAGCAGATTTCCACACTTATTCCATTCTCTGGAACAGACATCGGATCGT GTTCTACGCGGACAGGGTGCCGATAAGGGTGTACAAGAACAACGGGAGGAAGAACGACTTCTTCCCGACCGAGAAGCCGATGTACATGTTCTCGAGCATCTGGGACGGCGACGACTGGGCCACGAGGGGCGGGCTGGAGAAGACGAACTGGAAGAAGGCGCCGTTCGTGTCGTCGTACAAGGACTTCAACGTGGACGGGTGCCGGTGGGAGGAGCCGTTCCCGGCGTGCGTCGCCTCCACAGGGGAGCACTGGTGGGACCAGTCTGAGGCGTGGGTGCTCGCCGACACTCAGCAGGAGGACTTCTCGTGGGTGGGAAGGAACCTCGTCGTGTACGACTACTGCAAGGATACGGAGAGGTACCCGGAATTGCCGGAGGAATGCAACTTGTAg
- the LOC122051694 gene encoding uncharacterized protein LOC122051694 isoform X1, with protein MAGGGTLKQQRKAGRGEEKMEKERMPGTVWFALKKSLHCKSEPSDVYDPKARRSQHHLGSILTRKPPRSGCSRSIANLKDVIHGSKRHLEKPPSCSPRSIGSSEFLNPITHEVILSNSRCELRITGFGACPDGDHHPSYVGTLRPGTPGPGGHHYSLQSCPSYRGAPNTTPPRKCFTASSVSSSLLPADGGGTHHAAAAPTQRGSHEPEPQLQAKRPSSGLTCHKCGEPFGKLEALESHHLSNHAVTELAEGDSSRKIVEIICRASWVKAENSSIRIERVLKVHNTQKTLARFEDYREAVKAKASKLAKKHPRCLADGNELLRFHGTTIACGLGAGGSSTLCSSDKCNVCRIVRHGFSTSKKEDVVRGGGVGVFTTSTSGRAFEAIGDAGEEDGGGKKALLVCRVVAGRVHRPLDNYQELARQTGFDSVAGKVGLYANIEELYLLNPRALLPCFVVICKT; from the exons ATGGCAGGAGGAGGAACATTGAAGCAGCAGAGGAAAgcaggcagaggagaggagaagatggaGAAGGAGAGGATGCCTGGTACCGTCTGGTTTGCGCTCAAGAAGTCGCTCCACTGCAAGTCGGAGCCCTCCGACGTGTACGACCCCAAGGCCAGGAGGAGTCAGCATCACCTGGGTAGCATCCTCACCAGGAAGCCGCCGAGGTCCGGCTGCTCCAGATCCATCGCCAACCTCAAGGACGTCATCCATGGCAGCAAGAGGCACCTTGAGAAGCCGCCCAGCTGCAGTCCCCGGTCGATCGGCAGCAGCGAGTTCCTCAATCCCATCACGCACGAGGTCATCCTCAGCAACTCCAGGTGCGAGCTCAGGATCACCGGCTTCGGCGCCTGCCCCGACGGCGACCACCACCCTTCGTACGTCGGCACCCTCCGGCCCGGCACTCCCGGCCCTGGAGGCCACCACTACTCCCTCCAGAGCTGTCCTTCCTACAGGGGAGCACCCAACACCACTCCCCCGAGGAAGTGCTTTACGGCTTCCTCTGTTTCCAGCTCTTTATTGCCCGCCGACGGGGGAGGAACTCACCACGCCGCTGCTGCTCCAACTCAGAGGGGTTCCCACGAACCAGAGCCACAATTGCAAGCAAAGAGGCCCTCCAGTGGGTTGACGTGCCACAAGTGCGGCGAGCCGTTTGGCAAGTTGGAAGCCTTGGAGTCGCACCACCTCTCCAACCACGCGG TTACTGAGCTGGCGGAAGGCGACTCGTCGCGGAAGATCGTCGAGATCATCTGCCGGGCGAGCTGGGTGAAGGCGGAGAACAGTAGCATCCGCATCGAACGCGTCCTCAAGGTCCACAACACGCAGAAGACGCTCGCCCGCTTCGAGGACTACCGCGAAGCGGTGAAGGCGAAGGCGAGCAAGCTGGCGAAGAAGCACCCTCGGTGCCTGGCCGACGGCAACGAATTGCTGCGCTTCCACGGCACCACCATTGCCTGCGGCCTCGGTGCTGGCGGCTCCTCCACCCTCTGCTCCTCCGACAAGTGCAACGTGTGCCGGATCGTCCGCCACGGCTTCTCCACGAGCAAGAAGGAGGACGTGGTCAGGGGCGGCGGGGTGGGCGTGTTCACAACTTCCACCAGCGGCCGGGCGTTCGAGGCGATCGGCGACGCCGGCGAGGAGGACGGCGGCGGAAAGAAGGCGCTGCTGGTGTGCAG AGTGGTCGCCGGGCGAGTGCACCGGCCATTGGACAACTACCAAGAGCTCGCGAGGCAGACCGGGTTCGACTCAGTCGCCGGAAAGGTAGGCCTCTACGCCAACATCGAGGAGCTCTACCTTCTCAATCCAAGGGCTTTACTTCCCTGCTTCGTGGTGATCTGCAAAACATGA
- the LOC122051694 gene encoding uncharacterized protein LOC122051694 isoform X2 encodes MEKERMPGTVWFALKKSLHCKSEPSDVYDPKARRSQHHLGSILTRKPPRSGCSRSIANLKDVIHGSKRHLEKPPSCSPRSIGSSEFLNPITHEVILSNSRCELRITGFGACPDGDHHPSYVGTLRPGTPGPGGHHYSLQSCPSYRGAPNTTPPRKCFTASSVSSSLLPADGGGTHHAAAAPTQRGSHEPEPQLQAKRPSSGLTCHKCGEPFGKLEALESHHLSNHAVTELAEGDSSRKIVEIICRASWVKAENSSIRIERVLKVHNTQKTLARFEDYREAVKAKASKLAKKHPRCLADGNELLRFHGTTIACGLGAGGSSTLCSSDKCNVCRIVRHGFSTSKKEDVVRGGGVGVFTTSTSGRAFEAIGDAGEEDGGGKKALLVCRVVAGRVHRPLDNYQELARQTGFDSVAGKVGLYANIEELYLLNPRALLPCFVVICKT; translated from the exons atggaGAAGGAGAGGATGCCTGGTACCGTCTGGTTTGCGCTCAAGAAGTCGCTCCACTGCAAGTCGGAGCCCTCCGACGTGTACGACCCCAAGGCCAGGAGGAGTCAGCATCACCTGGGTAGCATCCTCACCAGGAAGCCGCCGAGGTCCGGCTGCTCCAGATCCATCGCCAACCTCAAGGACGTCATCCATGGCAGCAAGAGGCACCTTGAGAAGCCGCCCAGCTGCAGTCCCCGGTCGATCGGCAGCAGCGAGTTCCTCAATCCCATCACGCACGAGGTCATCCTCAGCAACTCCAGGTGCGAGCTCAGGATCACCGGCTTCGGCGCCTGCCCCGACGGCGACCACCACCCTTCGTACGTCGGCACCCTCCGGCCCGGCACTCCCGGCCCTGGAGGCCACCACTACTCCCTCCAGAGCTGTCCTTCCTACAGGGGAGCACCCAACACCACTCCCCCGAGGAAGTGCTTTACGGCTTCCTCTGTTTCCAGCTCTTTATTGCCCGCCGACGGGGGAGGAACTCACCACGCCGCTGCTGCTCCAACTCAGAGGGGTTCCCACGAACCAGAGCCACAATTGCAAGCAAAGAGGCCCTCCAGTGGGTTGACGTGCCACAAGTGCGGCGAGCCGTTTGGCAAGTTGGAAGCCTTGGAGTCGCACCACCTCTCCAACCACGCGG TTACTGAGCTGGCGGAAGGCGACTCGTCGCGGAAGATCGTCGAGATCATCTGCCGGGCGAGCTGGGTGAAGGCGGAGAACAGTAGCATCCGCATCGAACGCGTCCTCAAGGTCCACAACACGCAGAAGACGCTCGCCCGCTTCGAGGACTACCGCGAAGCGGTGAAGGCGAAGGCGAGCAAGCTGGCGAAGAAGCACCCTCGGTGCCTGGCCGACGGCAACGAATTGCTGCGCTTCCACGGCACCACCATTGCCTGCGGCCTCGGTGCTGGCGGCTCCTCCACCCTCTGCTCCTCCGACAAGTGCAACGTGTGCCGGATCGTCCGCCACGGCTTCTCCACGAGCAAGAAGGAGGACGTGGTCAGGGGCGGCGGGGTGGGCGTGTTCACAACTTCCACCAGCGGCCGGGCGTTCGAGGCGATCGGCGACGCCGGCGAGGAGGACGGCGGCGGAAAGAAGGCGCTGCTGGTGTGCAG AGTGGTCGCCGGGCGAGTGCACCGGCCATTGGACAACTACCAAGAGCTCGCGAGGCAGACCGGGTTCGACTCAGTCGCCGGAAAGGTAGGCCTCTACGCCAACATCGAGGAGCTCTACCTTCTCAATCCAAGGGCTTTACTTCCCTGCTTCGTGGTGATCTGCAAAACATGA